The genomic region ACAGGCAAGGCCTCCAAACCAGAATACAAAACCGACGGAATTTTTGATAACATAAATTTAAATTAGGGGGCTGCCCCCGCAACGGGGGCAGCCCCCATCCCCTCTCTTGGGGACTGTCCCCGTCTTAGCTATTTAGTATTATACTTCCCTCCTCTTAATTTAATTAGCCCCCTAATTTCCATCAACGATAACTTAACACTTAATTCCGAAACCGACATTTCCAAACCGCGCGATAATTCATCTATCCCCATCGGCTCCTGCTCTAATTTTCTTAAAATCCTGGCTTCGGGGGCTGCCCCCGCAACGGGGGCAGCCCCCATCCCCTCTCTTGGGGACAGTCCCTCGTCTTCGGGGGCTGCCCCCATCCCCCTTAAAACATCCTCCGCGCTCAAAACCATTTCCGCCCCATTCTTAATTAATAAATTAGTCCCCTTTGACAACGAACCCGTTATCGGCCCTGGCGTGGCAAAAACCTTTCGGCCAAACTTCTTCGCGCAATTAGCAGTAATCAAACAACCGCTCTTTTCTCCCGCCTCAATCACCAAAAGCGCCTTTGATAAACCAGCCACAATTCTGTTTCTTTGAGGATAAGTCCAAAGCGCCGGCTTCATCTCCCCTTCATATTCAGAAATTATTAGCCCCCCGCTCTCCAAAATACTCTTATAAAGTTTTTTTTTGATGAGCCGGATGAATTAAATCAATCCCGCATGGCATCACCGCAATCGTTCGCCCGCCCGCTTTAATCGCCGCTTCATGAGCCGCCGCATCGCCTCCATACATAAATCCAGAAACAATCGTAATTCCAGCCATCGCGATTTCGCCAACTATCTGCTCCATTATCCGCTCGCCATAAGAAGTCAATCTCCTGCTCCCAATAACCGCCAAACAATTTTCAAAAATACTCAAGTCAAAATCGCCTTTATAATACAATTGCTTAGGCGCGCCCTTAGTTTGTTTTAAAAGTTCAGGATACTCTTCATCTTCCTTGTAAATTATCATAAAAGAAACAACTCCAGCCGAAGCCCGTAGTATGGGACAAAACGCATTGCTGTGTTTCTAACTATTATTTCATCACTTAAAGTTAAATTCACCACCCAAGCTTCTTCTGGGCTATATTTAGTTATAAAACTACGAAGCGAGCGGGTAATTTCCGACTGTCGTAAATTTTGTTTTTTTGCCTCCACGGGAATAACGGTTCTACCAGAGTTAATAATAAAATCTACTTCCGCGCCGTCTTTAGAGCGCCAAAAATGAATAGACGATGACGAATGCCTTGTTTTTTCTTTAAGAACGCTAAAAACATAATTTTCAAATACAAATCCAATATTATCTTCCAAACTAATCCGCCCAAAATCTCCAGCCGCGTAATTCCGCAAGCCGATATCATAAAAATAATACACGGGCGCTTTTGTTATTTCCTTGCGAGCGTTTTTAAAATAAGGAGTAACTTTTTCTAAAATAAATGTCTTTTCCAAGTACCAAAGGTAATTTTTGACAGTCGGAATTGAAATTCCTAAAGTGGCCGAAAGTTCGGAGATGTTCACTAAATTCCCTATTTGACCAGCTATTAATCTTAACAGACGAGTAAAATCATCTGTTTTTTGTACGCCTAAAAGATAGGAAATATCTTTTTCAACATAGCTTCTATAAATTTCGTCTATTGTTTTTATCTTTTCTTCTTTTGTTTCCTCTAAAACAACTTTTGGATAACCACCATAATTTAAAAATTCTTCAAAGAGCAAACGGGCTTGTGATTTTTCTATTTCAAAAAAATCGTTTAATTTATTTTCGTATTTATAATCGGTTCTAAAATTTACAAACTCATCAAAAGACACTGTGCCAAGTTCAAACATTCTTTTTCTACCAACCAGCGATTCATGAATTTTTTCTTTAAGTTCAACACTGCCCGAGCCAGAAACGATAAATTTATACGGCAAGTTCATATCATACAAACCCTTAAGAAAAAGACCAGCGTCTTCTTTTCTTTGTATTTCATCCAAAAAAACATAACCCTTCTTTTTACCAATTTCCAATTCAATTTTCTTAAGTAATTTTTCTTGCGAGCTCAAAAATTCCCTGTCTCTTTCTATGTCAAAATTCAAACTAACCGTAGCTTCCCCTATTTTATTTAAATGAACAGCTAAAAGAGACATCAAGGTTGTTTTTCCGGCTTGTCTTGGTCCGATAATCAAACTGATTTCTTTTTTGTTTAAATGGTCTTTTAACTCTAAAAAAAGGTTTCTTTTAATCATACTTCTATTTTAGTCCGATTATTTTATAAGTCAAGTTTATTTTTAGTTGTTCTGTCTGACCCAAGGACATTCCTTAGTATCCCACCGCATCCGCAGAAGGCGTTTCTAGCTCTTCAACCACCGGTTCCTCGGCAACAGGTTCCTCAGTCACCGGCTCAGGAGAGGACACCTCCACCACCGGCTCCGGCTCGTCCGCTTCAGGGACTTCTTCGGGGGCTGCCCCCGCAACGGGGGCAGCCCCCTCTTCATCAACCACCGGGGGCAGTCCCTCGTCCGCGGGGGCTGCTCCCTCTTCATCAACCACAGGTTCCTCAACCACCGGTTCAACCACCGGGGGCAGTCCCTCGTCCGCGGGGGCTGCTCCCTCTTCATCAACCACCGGCTCCTCCGCAACCGCCCCGCATTCCCCGGCGACTGTTTGCGCCGCCCCACTCGCAACAAAGAAACAATACGGTAGTCCCGTCACTCTATCATACAATGTAATCCCTGCCTGCTCTTCAACTCCTCCTCCAACCTTCAATTGCTCTGTTTCAATATTTTTCGCCTTAATTTTATCAACAACTAAAACTCCTTCCTCGTCCAAAACCAATCCCAATTCCGCCAAATCCATCCTTAATTCCTCCAGCGAATCCACTTCAACCAAATCCCCATTTTCATCCCGCTCCACTGTCAACAACGCCTCCAATTCCTCTAATCTATTATTCAACGCTTTAACCCCCGCTAAAGCAAACGAAGTATAATCATACAAACTAACCGACTCCCCATCAGAAATCATCCCAATAGGGGGCAGTCCCCCGTCGCGGGGGCTGCTCCCGTCCGCAACTTCCCCTCCCCCATACCTCCCCATTTCCATCCCCGCAATCAGCCCTAAAATCTCAGCGTAATCCGCCTCCTCTAAATATGTAACTTCCATTTCATCCGCGCGCGGCAAATAGACATCCCATCCGTCAGCAATCGCGCTCCCCGCGCCCCGCCCAATCGTCAAGATATTCGTCGGCGACGAAGTAGCAATCCCAAACCGCCCCATCGTATCCAAAACCAACCCCACAGGGGGCAGAGGGGGCAGTCCCCCGTCGCGGGGGCTGCTCCCGTCCCATGCCTCCACCAACCTAATCAACCCCGCCTCCTCCAACTTCAGTGTTAATCCGTCCGTCAACTGCTCCATTCCCTCCATCCGCGCGTCAATCTCCTCAAACTGCTCTGGAATAACATCTCTAATATCCAACGCCAAATCGGAAATTTCATCCATCGCGAGCGTTAATTTAGCGTCAATCAAAAGCAACTGCGGAGAAACAATTTCGTTAAT from Patescibacteria group bacterium harbors:
- a CDS encoding DNA-processing protein DprA — its product is MESGGLIISEYEGEMKPALWTYPQRNRIVAGLSKALLVIEAGEKSGCLITANCAKKFGRKVFATPGPITGSLSKGTNLLIKNGAEMVLSAEDVLRGMGAAPEDEGLSPREGMGAAPVAGAAPEARILRKLEQEPMGIDELSRGLEMSVSELSVKLSLMEIRGLIKLRGGKYNTK
- a CDS encoding DNA-protecting protein DprA, with product MIIYKEDEEYPELLKQTKGAPKQLYYKGDFDLSIFENCLAVIGSRRLTSYGERIMEQIVGEIAMAGITIVSGFMYGGDAAAHEAAIKAGGRTIAVMPCGIDLIHPAHQKKTL
- a CDS encoding ATP-binding protein, whose translation is MIKRNLFLELKDHLNKKEISLIIGPRQAGKTTLMSLLAVHLNKIGEATVSLNFDIERDREFLSSQEKLLKKIELEIGKKKGYVFLDEIQRKEDAGLFLKGLYDMNLPYKFIVSGSGSVELKEKIHESLVGRKRMFELGTVSFDEFVNFRTDYKYENKLNDFFEIEKSQARLLFEEFLNYGGYPKVVLEETKEEKIKTIDEIYRSYVEKDISYLLGVQKTDDFTRLLRLIAGQIGNLVNISELSATLGISIPTVKNYLWYLEKTFILEKVTPYFKNARKEITKAPVYYFYDIGLRNYAAGDFGRISLEDNIGFVFENYVFSVLKEKTRHSSSSIHFWRSKDGAEVDFIINSGRTVIPVEAKKQNLRQSEITRSLRSFITKYSPEEAWVVNLTLSDEIIVRNTAMRFVPYYGLRLELFLL